In one Bacillus thuringiensis genomic region, the following are encoded:
- a CDS encoding metal-sulfur cluster assembly factor produces the protein MSQEAFENKLFANLEAVIDPELGVDIVNLGLVYDVTADENNNAVITMTMTSIGCPMAGQIVSDVKKVLLTNVPEVNEIEVNVVWNPPWSKERMSRMAKIALGIRD, from the coding sequence ATGTCACAAGAAGCATTTGAAAATAAATTATTTGCCAATTTAGAAGCTGTTATTGACCCTGAACTAGGTGTTGATATCGTTAATCTTGGATTAGTGTATGATGTTACAGCAGATGAAAATAATAATGCTGTCATTACGATGACTATGACTTCTATCGGTTGTCCAATGGCTGGGCAAATCGTATCAGACGTTAAAAAAGTATTATTAACGAACGTACCTGAAGTTAATGAAATAGAAGTTAATGTCGTTTGGAATCCGCCCTGGTCGAAAGAACGTATGTCACGTATGGCGAAAATCGCATTAGGTATTCGCGACTAA
- a CDS encoding MarR family winged helix-turn-helix transcriptional regulator yields MKTEDRLGLLLWFRLSRFYNKSIRETNQHLKKWNVSAAQFDVLAQVGGHDRLTQQELGNKLFVTKGNVTQLLNKMEQFEWILREQEGTTKYISLTEKGRALYEEIVPPQETFQAEKFHNLNIEEQKQLLKLLKKLQ; encoded by the coding sequence ATGAAAACAGAAGATAGACTAGGGCTACTATTATGGTTTCGTTTGTCACGTTTTTATAATAAGAGTATTCGTGAGACGAATCAGCACTTAAAAAAATGGAATGTATCTGCCGCCCAGTTTGATGTGTTAGCTCAAGTTGGAGGACATGATCGTTTAACGCAGCAAGAACTTGGAAATAAGCTATTTGTTACGAAAGGAAATGTAACGCAGCTTTTAAATAAAATGGAGCAGTTTGAGTGGATTTTGCGTGAACAAGAGGGTACTACGAAATATATTTCTTTAACAGAAAAGGGAAGAGCTTTATATGAGGAAATCGTCCCACCTCAAGAAACGTTCCAAGCAGAGAAGTTTCATAATTTAAATATAGAGGAACAAAAGCAATTATTAAAACTACTAAAAAAGTTACAGTAA
- a CDS encoding DUF3920 family protein: MELQFQNVYQQVENWYVLDSELPWDVKKLREDLFSLIEVCKTPVIFCDTCDANDVLLSLGEEEEEFLFPVGGFYHKEKQLIFVCMWEEYEQVLKTLLHEFRHAMQHKRDILYVGSERYEERWIEKDARKFAERKLDEYKSRKLM, translated from the coding sequence ATGGAACTCCAGTTTCAAAATGTATATCAACAGGTAGAGAATTGGTATGTGTTGGATTCGGAGCTTCCTTGGGATGTCAAAAAGCTAAGAGAGGATTTATTTTCTCTTATTGAAGTATGTAAAACGCCCGTTATTTTTTGTGATACGTGTGATGCAAACGATGTGCTTCTATCATTAGGGGAAGAGGAAGAAGAGTTTCTATTCCCAGTAGGTGGTTTTTATCATAAAGAAAAACAATTAATTTTCGTTTGTATGTGGGAAGAGTATGAGCAAGTTCTCAAAACGCTACTGCATGAATTTCGCCATGCGATGCAGCATAAGAGAGATATATTGTATGTGGGAAGTGAACGGTACGAAGAGCGATGGATTGAAAAAGATGCGAGGAAGTTCGCGGAGAGGAAATTGGATGAATATAAGAGTAGAAAGTTAATGTAA
- a CDS encoding pirin family protein — protein MFRKVDHKNMGRANHGWLNTHFHFSFANYYNPNNMNFGALRVINDDLVAAQTGFDMHPHRDMEIISYVVDGALTHGDSMGNRGTIERGHVQYMSAGTGVFHSEHNLGDETLRLLQIWILPDRADHKPNYGEFKFDWSKRENEWFHMVSSVEGNAPIQIHQDANLYSLSLEAGKEIHFPVKEGRQLYLVQIEGSSVINGETFVMRDAAESVGEDIHIQAKEQSHYLAIELKKQ, from the coding sequence ATGTTTAGAAAAGTTGATCATAAAAATATGGGCAGAGCAAATCATGGTTGGTTAAATACACATTTTCATTTTTCTTTTGCCAATTACTATAATCCAAATAATATGAACTTCGGAGCGTTACGTGTTATTAATGATGATCTAGTAGCGGCGCAAACTGGTTTTGATATGCATCCACATCGTGATATGGAGATTATTTCTTACGTTGTAGATGGTGCTTTAACACATGGAGACAGCATGGGAAATCGCGGAACGATTGAGCGTGGACATGTTCAATATATGAGTGCTGGTACGGGTGTATTTCATAGCGAGCATAATTTAGGCGATGAAACGCTGCGTTTATTACAAATTTGGATTTTACCAGACCGTGCAGATCATAAACCAAACTACGGTGAGTTTAAATTTGATTGGAGCAAGCGTGAAAATGAATGGTTCCATATGGTGTCTTCAGTAGAAGGAAATGCACCAATTCAAATTCACCAAGATGCGAATTTATATTCTTTATCATTAGAGGCTGGAAAAGAAATTCATTTTCCAGTGAAAGAAGGCCGTCAATTGTACCTTGTACAAATTGAAGGAAGCAGTGTAATAAATGGTGAAACATTTGTTATGCGGGATGCAGCAGAATCTGTAGGAGAAGATATTCACATTCAAGCGAAAGAGCAATCACACTATTTAGCAATTGAATTGAAAAAACAATAA
- the nprB gene encoding neutral protease NprB: protein MKKQVISSALALTVIAGGFGAFGATTTKAEEQKIQYHQEFKTPAYIGEEWKAPEGLDKKETVFQYLESKKDMFKLAGNIEKHFNIVGEEKDAESDTTHVKLVEKHNNIPVYGSDQTVTLDKENNVKAFFGQVIPNLDDKNIPASASISAEQAETIAKADIEKEIGKVKSYDGVKKDLFVYEKDGNYYLAYLVKASISKPAPGYWHYFVDATNGNVIEKYNAVDNITGFGYGVLGARQSFEIAQDTKTGQFNLFDGKRGQGVHTFDAENMDENWFNLFSQILGYTGEEVESKSKFFEDKAAVDAHVNAGKVYDYYKKTFNRNSFDDKGAKLISTVHVGESWNNAAWNGVQMMYGDGDGKTFIPLSAGLDVIGHELTHAVTEHTANLVYKNESGALNESLSDIMGVMVEKKSWDLGADIYTPDKPGDALRSLKDPASIPNPLKPSEGYPDHYSKRYTGTADNGGVHINSSINNKAAYLVSEGGDHYGVKVTGVGREATEKIYYRALTKYLTANSDFKMMRQAALQSAEDLYGKNSKAVQAVTKAYDAVGVK from the coding sequence GTGAAAAAGCAAGTCATTTCATCAGCATTAGCGTTAACTGTTATCGCCGGGGGATTTGGAGCGTTTGGGGCAACGACAACGAAAGCGGAAGAACAAAAAATTCAATATCATCAAGAATTTAAAACACCTGCATACATAGGTGAAGAATGGAAAGCACCGGAAGGACTAGATAAAAAAGAGACGGTCTTTCAATACTTAGAGAGTAAGAAAGATATGTTTAAATTAGCAGGAAATATTGAAAAGCATTTTAATATCGTTGGAGAAGAAAAAGACGCTGAATCTGATACGACACATGTGAAGCTAGTTGAGAAACATAATAACATCCCTGTGTACGGTTCTGATCAAACTGTTACACTTGATAAAGAGAACAATGTAAAAGCATTCTTCGGACAAGTTATTCCGAATTTAGATGATAAAAATATTCCTGCATCTGCAAGCATTAGTGCGGAACAAGCAGAAACAATTGCAAAGGCAGATATTGAGAAAGAAATTGGTAAAGTAAAGAGTTATGACGGTGTGAAAAAAGATTTATTTGTATATGAAAAGGACGGTAATTACTACCTTGCATACTTAGTTAAGGCATCGATTTCAAAACCAGCTCCAGGATATTGGCATTATTTTGTTGATGCAACGAATGGAAATGTTATTGAGAAATATAACGCTGTAGATAACATTACTGGATTTGGTTACGGAGTATTAGGTGCTAGACAATCATTTGAAATTGCTCAAGATACGAAAACAGGACAATTCAACTTGTTTGATGGTAAACGAGGACAAGGTGTTCACACATTTGATGCAGAAAATATGGACGAGAACTGGTTTAATTTATTCTCACAAATTCTTGGATATACAGGAGAAGAAGTTGAAAGTAAATCTAAGTTCTTCGAAGATAAAGCTGCAGTTGATGCGCATGTAAATGCAGGAAAAGTATATGATTACTACAAAAAGACATTTAATCGTAACTCTTTCGATGATAAAGGTGCGAAGCTTATTTCAACTGTTCACGTAGGGGAGAGCTGGAATAACGCAGCTTGGAATGGTGTGCAAATGATGTATGGTGATGGCGATGGAAAAACATTCATTCCATTATCTGCTGGACTTGATGTTATCGGTCACGAATTAACGCATGCTGTAACTGAACATACAGCAAACCTTGTTTACAAAAATGAGTCAGGGGCGTTAAATGAATCGTTATCTGATATTATGGGTGTTATGGTTGAGAAGAAGAGCTGGGATTTAGGTGCTGACATTTATACACCTGATAAACCTGGTGATGCGCTTCGCTCTCTTAAAGACCCAGCGTCTATTCCAAACCCATTAAAACCAAGTGAAGGTTACCCAGATCACTATAGTAAACGTTATACTGGAACAGCTGATAATGGCGGCGTTCATATTAACAGCAGTATTAACAATAAAGCTGCATACTTAGTATCTGAAGGCGGAGATCATTACGGCGTGAAAGTAACTGGAGTGGGCCGTGAAGCGACAGAAAAAATTTACTACCGTGCTCTTACGAAATATTTAACTGCAAACTCTGACTTCAAAATGATGCGTCAAGCTGCTCTTCAGTCAGCTGAAGATTTATATGGTAAAAACTCTAAAGCTGTACAAGCTGTAACGAAAGCTTATGATGCAGTAGGTGTAAAATAA